The following coding sequences are from one Novosphingobium sp. KACC 22771 window:
- a CDS encoding DUF808 domain-containing protein — protein sequence MSVGLIALLDDVAMIAKAAAASLDDMAAGVAQAGSKAAGVVIDDAAVTPAYVSSFTPDRELPVIARIARGSLFNKLVILLPLALALSALLPWAITPLLMLGGLFLCYEGAEKLLEKLGGEAHGETPDRPAGDGRAFEAARVKGAVRTDLILSAEIMAIALAEVTDKPLVERAVILGIVGVGITVLVYGVVALIVKADDIGLHLARGAVGLRRAVGRALVQGTPPLLTLLANVGTAAMLWVGGGILLHGSEQLGLAAPAHWQHGAAHAVEMAAGAALGWIAGAAMAGLAGLAVGMVVVGVLHGLPALLRRS from the coding sequence ATGTCGGTGGGTTTGATCGCGCTGCTCGATGATGTGGCGATGATTGCCAAGGCGGCCGCCGCTTCGCTGGACGATATGGCGGCTGGTGTGGCGCAGGCGGGCAGCAAGGCGGCGGGGGTGGTGATCGACGATGCGGCGGTGACGCCTGCCTATGTCTCCTCCTTTACCCCCGACCGCGAGTTGCCCGTCATCGCCCGCATCGCGCGGGGCAGCCTGTTCAACAAGCTGGTGATCCTGCTGCCGCTGGCGCTGGCGCTGTCGGCGCTGCTGCCCTGGGCGATCACGCCGCTGCTGATGCTGGGCGGGCTGTTCCTGTGCTATGAGGGCGCGGAAAAACTGCTGGAGAAGCTGGGCGGCGAAGCGCATGGCGAAACGCCGGACAGGCCGGCGGGCGACGGCAGGGCGTTTGAGGCCGCGCGCGTCAAGGGCGCTGTGCGGACCGATCTGATCCTGTCGGCTGAAATCATGGCCATCGCTCTGGCCGAGGTCACGGATAAACCGCTGGTCGAGCGGGCGGTCATTCTGGGCATTGTGGGCGTAGGCATCACGGTGCTGGTTTACGGCGTGGTCGCGCTGATCGTTAAGGCGGATGATATCGGCCTGCATCTGGCGCGGGGCGCGGTGGGGCTGCGCCGGGCCGTCGGGCGAGCGCTGGTGCAGGGCACGCCGCCCTTGCTGACGCTGCTGGCCAATGTTGGCACGGCGGCGATGCTGTGGGTGGGCGGCGGCATTCTGCTGCATGGCAGCGAACAACTGGGTCTTGCCGCGCCCGCCCATTGGCAGCATGGCGCGGCGCATGCGGTCGAGATGGCGGCGGGTGCGGCGCTTGGCTGGATCGCGGGGGCGGCGATGGCCGGACTGGCCGGATTGGCGGTGGGGATGGTCGTTGTGGGGGTTCTGCACGGATTGCCCGCTCTTTTGCGGCGGTCGTGA
- a CDS encoding globin-coupled sensor protein produces MKNLQSKDQTSSTKTLELRVQFFEVGHDDYKAFSRIARSLRKFAPAALDRFYGRVARTPAIANFFPTSTAARGARDKQFAHWVDLFETNADGLNQSYFQRASHIGDVHARIGLEPTWYTGAYATILQDVIKGMVGHSLAGRLGGRAMAQDIATLVKLAIMDMDIALGAYFRAEEAKRQSVVDSLSDALEAMANGDMTHTLTDLPDGYAKLQADFEAMRHAVNSALNGVTSAVETISAGSAEIRSASDNLSTRTEHQAATLEETTAAMNSLTHGINDAAQGASRVEISVNEAQDEAQKGSQVVREAVGAMASIENSAREITQIINVIDGIAFQTNLLALNAGVEAARAGDAGKGFAVVANEVRALAQRSAEAAKDIRSLIGTSVDQVTRGVSLVDQSGQAFTRITGKVADIASLAITIASLSREQAGNLVQINESVGDIDRNTQANAAIAEEATAAARSLASQAQELSQLVGRFRIERAAGHSAGSLGGLSSSAPIPLPRAKSPPRLVPVPRSDGALAIQPTPEPTGEADDWAEF; encoded by the coding sequence ATGAAAAACTTGCAATCGAAAGATCAAACAAGCAGCACGAAGACTCTCGAATTGCGGGTGCAATTTTTCGAAGTCGGGCATGACGACTACAAAGCCTTCTCACGAATCGCCCGTTCTCTGCGCAAATTCGCACCGGCTGCGCTCGACCGGTTCTATGGCCGCGTGGCGCGCACGCCCGCGATCGCCAATTTTTTCCCCACCAGCACCGCCGCACGCGGCGCGCGGGACAAACAATTTGCCCATTGGGTCGATCTGTTCGAAACAAACGCCGATGGCCTGAACCAATCCTATTTCCAGCGCGCCAGCCATATCGGCGATGTCCACGCCCGCATCGGGCTGGAGCCGACATGGTATACCGGCGCCTATGCCACCATCCTACAGGATGTGATCAAAGGCATGGTCGGCCATTCACTGGCCGGCCGGTTGGGCGGGCGGGCGATGGCCCAGGATATCGCCACGCTGGTCAAACTGGCCATCATGGACATGGACATCGCGCTGGGCGCCTATTTCCGCGCCGAAGAGGCCAAGCGCCAGAGTGTGGTGGACAGCCTTTCCGACGCGCTTGAGGCCATGGCCAATGGCGATATGACCCATACGTTGACCGACCTGCCCGATGGATACGCCAAATTGCAGGCCGATTTCGAGGCCATGCGCCACGCGGTCAATTCGGCATTGAACGGTGTGACCTCGGCGGTGGAAACGATCAGCGCCGGTTCGGCCGAAATTCGCAGCGCCTCGGACAATCTTTCCACCCGCACCGAACATCAGGCCGCCACGCTGGAGGAAACCACCGCGGCGATGAACAGCCTGACCCATGGCATCAACGATGCCGCGCAAGGCGCGAGCCGCGTCGAAATCAGCGTCAACGAAGCCCAGGACGAGGCGCAAAAGGGCAGCCAGGTGGTGCGCGAGGCCGTGGGCGCCATGGCCAGCATCGAGAATTCCGCCCGCGAGATCACCCAGATCATCAACGTCATCGACGGCATCGCGTTTCAGACCAACCTGTTGGCCTTGAACGCAGGGGTCGAGGCGGCACGCGCCGGAGACGCGGGCAAAGGCTTTGCCGTGGTCGCCAATGAAGTGCGCGCGCTGGCCCAGCGCAGCGCCGAAGCGGCCAAGGACATCCGCAGCCTGATCGGCACCAGCGTCGATCAGGTGACGCGCGGCGTCTCGCTGGTCGATCAATCGGGTCAGGCGTTCACGCGCATCACCGGCAAGGTCGCCGACATCGCAAGCCTTGCCATCACCATCGCCAGCCTCAGCCGCGAACAGGCGGGCAATCTGGTGCAGATCAACGAATCGGTGGGCGACATCGACCGCAACACCCAGGCCAATGCCGCCATCGCCGAAGAGGCCACCGCCGCCGCGCGCAGCCTTGCCTCGCAGGCGCAGGAATTGTCGCAACTGGTCGGGCGGTTTCGCATCGAGCGCGCGGCGGGCCACAGCGCCGGATCGCTGGGCGGTCTGTCATCGTCCGCCCCGATCCCCCTGCCCCGCGCCAAATCGCCGCCCCGGCTGGTTCCCGTGCCGCGCAGCGATGGCGCCCTTGCCATTCAGCCGACCCCGGAGCCGACAGGCGAGGCGGATGACTGGGCCGAATTTTAA
- a CDS encoding DUF6976 family protein, with product MKSHSLAPSDFAGATAGRINALVALDDAIALIRAGAPLAIAGRKEALDQLPAGNWIGGTTPYFLTPQGGEVIDVQRVFVTDFSGLGAVTAHLYDAESLQDITQEAPEHGFALAILPFQSPAHQRFAKEAGGYPLAFLKPTVGWIAGFDLGEEGASAYVYDGSGKGAQSDGAAVLHIHLPEGMMPIVEIVNIFSADGIDTLHFEEASFSPHDVIVNGQKRLFADYIRERGLEGGQLPLVGDYSGARINASLRAVGDTAVALYAPVFPGIDYAFAAPVADYPSAFAAQFAQHEHDGTMWSCNCILNYLFGDLEGKTVGGVAGPVTFGEIAYQLVNQTLVQVRVI from the coding sequence ATGAAATCGCACAGCTTAGCTCCATCTGACTTCGCTGGCGCGACGGCCGGGCGCATCAATGCGCTGGTTGCGCTGGATGATGCCATTGCCCTGATCCGCGCGGGCGCGCCTCTGGCGATTGCCGGGCGCAAGGAGGCGCTGGACCAACTGCCCGCCGGCAACTGGATCGGGGGCACCACGCCCTATTTCCTGACGCCGCAGGGCGGCGAGGTCATTGATGTCCAGCGCGTTTTCGTAACCGATTTTTCGGGACTGGGCGCGGTCACGGCGCATCTTTACGATGCCGAAAGCCTGCAGGACATCACCCAGGAAGCGCCCGAACACGGCTTTGCTCTTGCCATTCTGCCGTTTCAATCGCCCGCCCACCAACGCTTTGCCAAGGAAGCGGGCGGATATCCGCTGGCTTTCCTCAAGCCCACGGTGGGCTGGATCGCGGGCTTTGATCTGGGCGAGGAAGGCGCAAGCGCCTATGTCTATGATGGTTCGGGCAAGGGCGCGCAGAGCGATGGCGCGGCGGTGCTGCATATCCATCTGCCCGAAGGCATGATGCCCATCGTCGAGATCGTGAACATCTTTTCGGCCGATGGCATCGACACCTTGCACTTTGAAGAAGCCAGTTTCTCGCCCCATGATGTGATCGTGAACGGGCAAAAGCGCCTGTTTGCCGATTACATCCGCGAACGCGGGCTGGAAGGCGGCCAATTGCCGCTGGTGGGCGATTATTCGGGTGCGCGCATCAACGCCTCGCTGCGCGCGGTGGGCGATACGGCGGTTGCGCTTTACGCCCCGGTGTTTCCCGGCATCGATTATGCCTTTGCCGCCCCGGTTGCCGATTACCCCTCGGCTTTTGCGGCGCAATTTGCCCAGCACGAGCATGACGGCACGATGTGGTCGTGCAATTGCATCCTCAACTATCTGTTTGGCGATTTGGAGGGCAAGACGGTGGGCGGTGTGGCCGGTCCCGTCACCTTTGGCGAAATCGCCTATCAACTGGTCAACCAGACGCTGGTTCAGGTGCGCGTCATCTGA